From a single Streptomyces liliifuscus genomic region:
- a CDS encoding YraN family protein, protein MKTSKARNALGKYGEDLAARRLTESGMTVLQRNWRSGRAGEIDIVARDGDALVVCEVKTRRTGTYEHPMAAVTPVKAQRLRGLAERWLQEHGGAPPGGVRIDVVGVLLPDRGAPVVEHVRGVA, encoded by the coding sequence ATGAAGACGTCCAAGGCACGCAACGCACTGGGAAAGTACGGCGAGGATCTGGCCGCGCGGCGGCTGACCGAGTCGGGAATGACGGTCCTGCAGCGCAACTGGCGCTCGGGCAGGGCCGGCGAGATCGACATCGTGGCCCGGGACGGTGACGCGCTCGTCGTCTGCGAGGTCAAGACCCGCCGCACGGGAACGTACGAGCACCCGATGGCCGCCGTCACCCCGGTCAAGGCGCAGCGGCTGCGCGGCCTCGCCGAGCGCTGGCTGCAGGAACACGGAGGAGCCCCACCCGGCGGCGTCCGTATCGACGTCGTCGGCGTCCTGCTGCCCGACCGCGGCGCCCCCGTCGTGGAGCACGTGCGAGGGGTGGCCTGA
- a CDS encoding DUF2469 domain-containing protein, which yields MSAEDLEKYETEMELKLYREYRDVVGLFKYVIETERRFYLTNDYEMQVHSVQGEVFFEVSMADAWVWDMYRPARFVKQVRVLTFKDVNIEELNKSDLELPSS from the coding sequence ATGAGCGCCGAGGACCTCGAGAAGTACGAGACCGAGATGGAGCTGAAGCTCTACCGGGAGTACCGCGATGTCGTCGGTCTGTTCAAATACGTGATCGAGACCGAACGGCGCTTCTACCTCACCAACGACTACGAGATGCAGGTGCACTCGGTCCAGGGCGAGGTGTTTTTCGAGGTGTCCATGGCGGATGCCTGGGTGTGGGACATGTACCGGCCTGCTCGGTTCGTGAAGCAAGTGCGTGTCCTGACCTTCAAGGATGTGAACATCGAGGAGCTCAACAAGAGCGATCTCGAACTGCCGAGCAGCTAA
- a CDS encoding NUDIX hydrolase — MRKVARVVLLDPQDRILLLHGHEPEDPSDDWWFTPGGGVEGDETREEAARRELAEETGITDVELGPVLWRRTCSFPFAGRRWDQDEWYYLARTADTRDEVPEATGLTELERRSVAGARWWTCQELNQAHETVYPTRLAELLRRLLDEGPPAGPETLDTEIV, encoded by the coding sequence TTGCGGAAGGTCGCACGGGTGGTGCTGCTCGATCCGCAGGACCGCATTCTGCTGCTTCACGGCCATGAACCCGAGGATCCCTCCGACGACTGGTGGTTCACACCGGGCGGCGGCGTGGAGGGCGACGAGACGCGAGAAGAGGCCGCCCGAAGGGAACTCGCGGAGGAGACCGGCATCACCGACGTCGAGCTGGGCCCGGTGCTGTGGCGACGGACCTGCTCGTTCCCGTTCGCGGGGCGCCGCTGGGACCAGGACGAGTGGTACTACCTGGCCCGGACGGCGGATACGCGGGATGAGGTGCCCGAGGCCACGGGACTGACCGAGCTGGAACGGCGCAGTGTCGCCGGAGCGCGCTGGTGGACGTGCCAGGAACTTAACCAGGCACATGAGACGGTGTATCCGACCAGACTCGCCGAGCTGCTGCGCAGGCTGCTCGACGAAGGGCCCCCGGCCGGTCCCGAGACCCTCGACACGGAAATCGTCTAG
- the lepB gene encoding signal peptidase I, whose product MSGTSRTDEGRGRLGSKLSGFAMALGCVLFLGGFAWGAIVYQPYTVPTDSMSPTITAGDRVLAERIDGSDVTRGDVVVFKQASWGNMPMVKRVVAVGGDTVACCTENKLTVNGKKIDEPYLPKGSAAEATTIPAIKVPEGRLFLLGDERSGSLDSTAHLTEAGSGTVPRSSVDARVDAVAWPMNGMLSRPTNFESLGAISEPGPLRLVLTAIVVGAALVLGGGAYGPIAKRAERRRGRTGTREQALAG is encoded by the coding sequence ATGAGCGGGACAAGTCGTACGGACGAGGGCCGTGGACGGCTCGGCAGCAAGCTGTCGGGATTCGCCATGGCCCTCGGCTGTGTGCTCTTCCTCGGCGGGTTCGCCTGGGGCGCGATCGTCTACCAGCCCTACACCGTGCCGACCGACTCGATGTCCCCGACCATCACGGCCGGCGACCGGGTGCTCGCCGAGCGGATCGACGGCTCGGACGTCACGCGCGGTGACGTCGTCGTCTTCAAGCAGGCCAGCTGGGGCAACATGCCCATGGTCAAGCGTGTCGTCGCCGTGGGCGGGGACACCGTGGCCTGCTGCACCGAGAACAAGCTGACCGTCAACGGCAAGAAGATCGACGAACCGTATCTTCCCAAGGGCAGCGCGGCCGAGGCGACCACGATCCCGGCCATCAAGGTCCCCGAGGGCAGGCTCTTCCTGCTCGGCGACGAGCGCAGCGGCTCCCTCGACTCCACCGCCCACCTCACCGAGGCCGGCAGCGGCACGGTGCCGCGCAGCTCGGTGGACGCCCGCGTCGACGCCGTGGCCTGGCCCATGAACGGCATGCTGTCCCGGCCCACCAACTTCGAGAGCCTCGGCGCCATCTCCGAGCCGGGGCCCCTGCGCCTGGTCCTCACAGCGATCGTGGTGGGCGCGGCACTCGTCCTCGGCGGAGGGGCGTACGGTCCGATCGCCAAGCGGGCGGAGCGCCGGCGCGGCCGCACGGGGACGAGGGAGCAGGCCCTTGCGGGCTGA
- the lepB gene encoding signal peptidase I, which produces MGDLAVGARSGHEGPEERPERPEESVPPAAEDDVTAGGDNGGDSGGDGGRDERDGDGTAPQPKKPRSFWKELPLLIGIALVLALLIKTFLVQAFSIPSDSMQNTLQQGDRVLVDKLTPWFGSEPERGEVVVFHDPDKWLAGEPTPNPNAIQKGLSWIGLMPSAEEKDLIKRVIGVAGDTIECKGTGPLKVNGKALNESSYVYPGNTPCTVDDLGGQFKKKVPEGKIWVMGDHRQNSLDSRYHQQDKYKGFVPVDNVVGRAIVVAWPPTRWSTLPVPDTFDQDLSAAAPGALGLAGAVPLVLWRRRRLTVANARVSGPGTAG; this is translated from the coding sequence GTGGGGGATTTGGCGGTCGGCGCACGGTCCGGACACGAGGGCCCCGAGGAGCGACCGGAACGACCCGAAGAGTCGGTCCCCCCGGCCGCAGAGGACGACGTAACCGCCGGAGGTGACAACGGTGGTGACTCCGGTGGTGATGGAGGCAGGGACGAGCGGGACGGCGACGGAACCGCCCCGCAGCCGAAGAAACCGCGGTCCTTCTGGAAAGAACTCCCGCTGCTCATCGGTATCGCGCTCGTTCTCGCGCTGCTGATCAAGACCTTCCTGGTCCAGGCGTTCTCGATCCCCTCCGACTCGATGCAGAACACCCTCCAGCAGGGTGACCGCGTCCTGGTCGACAAGCTGACCCCGTGGTTCGGTTCGGAGCCCGAGCGCGGCGAGGTCGTCGTCTTCCACGACCCCGACAAGTGGCTGGCGGGCGAGCCCACGCCGAACCCGAACGCGATCCAGAAGGGCCTCAGTTGGATCGGCCTGATGCCGTCCGCCGAGGAGAAGGACCTGATCAAGCGCGTCATCGGAGTCGCCGGCGACACGATCGAGTGCAAGGGCACCGGCCCGCTGAAGGTCAACGGCAAGGCGCTGAACGAGTCTTCCTACGTGTACCCGGGCAACACCCCGTGCACCGTGGACGACCTCGGGGGCCAGTTCAAGAAGAAGGTACCCGAAGGCAAAATCTGGGTCATGGGTGACCATCGGCAGAACTCGCTGGACTCCCGCTACCACCAGCAGGACAAGTACAAGGGCTTCGTGCCCGTGGACAACGTCGTGGGCCGCGCCATCGTGGTCGCCTGGCCGCCCACCCGCTGGTCCACGCTTCCGGTGCCGGACACCTTCGACCAGGACCTCAGCGCCGCCGCTCCGGGTGCGCTCGGGCTCGCGGGCGCGGTGCCGCTGGTGCTGTGGCGCAGGCGCCGTCTCACCGTCGCGAACGCCAGGGTTTCTGGGCCGGGTACCGCCGGGTAG